The Vicinamibacteria bacterium genomic interval CACTAGAGAGGGCTCGATGGACTCTACTGCAATCCTCCGCGGATCGAGGTGATGCGGTTGGTATTGAAGCCCAGCCAGTGCATGCGCCCGATGTAGCGGGCGTGCTCGACCTTGATACAGCGGTCCATTACCACGGACAACCCGCCGCTCTCGGCGATCT includes:
- a CDS encoding CoA-binding protein — encoded protein: IAESGGLSVVMDRCIKVEHARYIGRMHWLGFNTNRITSIRGGLQ